One window of the Carcharodon carcharias isolate sCarCar2 chromosome 26, sCarCar2.pri, whole genome shotgun sequence genome contains the following:
- the LOC121269950 gene encoding calmodulin-like protein 4 isoform X2: MRSLGTMPTPGEVERHLLHHKIERSGELDFSTFLAIIHQQRQQEDPQKEILEAMLMTDKQKRGFITATELRTKLTQLGEKLTNQEVDDLLREANISPNGIVKYEDFVRTITLPAAGY; the protein is encoded by the exons ATGCGATCCCTGGGCACCATGCCCACACCCGGAGAGGTGGAGAGACACCTGCTACATCACAAAATAG AAAGAAGTGGAGAATTGGATTTCTCAACTTTCCTTGCCATCATCCACCAGCAAAGGCAGCAAGAGGACCCACAGAAGGAGATTCTGGAAGCCATGTTGATGACAGACAAACAAAAAAGAGGCTTCATAACAGCGACTGAACTGAGGACCAAACTGACCCAACTCGGCGAGAAACTAACCAACCAGGAAG TTGATGACCTCTTGCGGGAAGCAAATATTTCCCCAAATGGCATTGTGAAATATGAGGATTTCGTCCGGACCATCACTCTACCAGCAGCAGGTTACTGA
- the LOC121269950 gene encoding calmodulin-like protein 4 isoform X1 produces the protein MAKFLTQDEIHEFKECFSLYDKTRKGKIYAGDLITVMRSLGTMPTPGEVERHLLHHKIERSGELDFSTFLAIIHQQRQQEDPQKEILEAMLMTDKQKRGFITATELRTKLTQLGEKLTNQEVDDLLREANISPNGIVKYEDFVRTITLPAAGY, from the exons AATTCAAAGAGTGCTTCTCGCTGTATGACAAGACTCGCAAAGGCAAGATATATGCTGGGGACCTGATCACAGTGATGCGATCCCTGGGCACCATGCCCACACCCGGAGAGGTGGAGAGACACCTGCTACATCACAAAATAG AAAGAAGTGGAGAATTGGATTTCTCAACTTTCCTTGCCATCATCCACCAGCAAAGGCAGCAAGAGGACCCACAGAAGGAGATTCTGGAAGCCATGTTGATGACAGACAAACAAAAAAGAGGCTTCATAACAGCGACTGAACTGAGGACCAAACTGACCCAACTCGGCGAGAAACTAACCAACCAGGAAG TTGATGACCTCTTGCGGGAAGCAAATATTTCCCCAAATGGCATTGTGAAATATGAGGATTTCGTCCGGACCATCACTCTACCAGCAGCAGGTTACTGA